From Camelina sativa cultivar DH55 chromosome 20, Cs, whole genome shotgun sequence, the proteins below share one genomic window:
- the LOC104772108 gene encoding subtilisin-like protease SBT4.15, which yields MVSNQHLRLFILCFCFVNTAFIAATEDENNERKPYIVYMGEATENSHVEAAENHHNLLLTVIGDESKAREVKIYSYGKNINGFAARLYPHEAEKLSREDGVVSVFKNIQRQLHTTRSWDFLGFVESKYKRSVALESNIIVGVLDTGIDVDSPSFDDKGVGPPPAKWKGKCVTGNNFTRCNNKVIGAKYFHLDQEGLPDGKGDSPADYDGHGTHTSSTIAGVSVSSASLFGIANGTARGGVPSARIATYKVCWESGCTDMDMLAAFDEAISDGVDVISISIGGASLPFFQDPIAIGAFHAMKRGILTMCSAGNNGPGLFTVSNLAPWVMTVAANSLDRKFETVVKLGNGLTASGISLNGFSPRETMYPLTSGTLASNLSAGGYGEPSTCESGTLGEDKVMGKVVYCEAGREEGGGGHGQDHVVRSLKGAGVIVQLLEPTDMATSTLIAGSYVFFEDGTKISEYINSTKNPQAVIFKTKTTTMVAPSIASFSARGPQRISPNILKPDISAPGLNILAAYSKLASVTGYSDDNRKTLFTIMSGTSMACPHAAAAAAYVKSFHPDWSPAAIKSALMTTATPMRIKGDEAELSYGSGQINPRRAIHPGLVYDITEDAYLRFLCKEGYNSTSIGLLIRNNKNNTTKTEYRCENFKRGLGSDGLNYPSMHKQVSSTDTKVSEVFYRSVTNVGYGPSNYVAKVWAPKGLRVEVVPKAMSFERPGEKKNFKVMIDGVWDETMRGIVSASVEWDDSRGHLVRSPILLFRSGSNYS from the exons ATGGTTTCGAATCAGCATTTACGGCTGTTTATACTCTGTTTTTGCTTTGTTAACACTGCGTTTATAGCAGCCACGGAAGATGAAAACAACGAGAGAAAG CCTTACATTGTGTACATGGGAGAAGCAACTGAGAATTCTCATGTTGAAGCCGCAGAGAACCATCACAATCTTCTATTGACAGTGATCGGAGA CGAGAGCAAAGCAAGAGAAGTTAAAATATATAGCTATGGGAAGAACATTAATGGATTTGCTGCAAGGCTTTACCCTCATGAAGCAGAGAAGCTATCAC GCGAAGATGGAGTTGTATCGGTGTTCAAGAACATTCAAAGACAGCTTCATACGACAAGATCATGGGATTTTCTAGGATTTGTTGAGTCTAAATACAAACGAAGTGTTGCACTAGAGAGTAATATCATTGTGGGAGTACTTGACACAG GGATCGATGTAGACTCACCGAGCTTTGATGACAAAGGAGTTGGTCCTCCTCCAGCTAAATGGAAAGGAAAATGTGTAACTGGAAACAACTTCACTCGTTGCAATAA TAAAGTGATAGGCGCAAAGTACTTCCACCTCGATCAAGAAGGACTTCCTGATGGTAAAGGAGACTCTCCCGCGGATTACGACGGTCACGGGACTCACACATCTTCCACAATTGCTGGCGTTTCAGTCTCCAGCGCTAGTCTCTTCGGAATTGCTAATGGAACTGCTCGTGGAGGTGTTCCTTCAGCTCGAATAGCCActtacaag GTGTGCTGGGAATCAGGATGTACAGACATGGACATGTTGGCGGCATTCGACGAAGCTATTTCTGATGGGGTTGATGTAATATCGATTTCAATCGGAGGAGCCTCGCTTCCGTTTTTCCAAGATCCAATTGCCATTGGAGCGTTTCATGCTATGAAAAGAGGGATCTTGACAATGTGTTCTGCAGGCAATAACGGGCCAGGTCTCTTTACGGTTTCCAACCTTGCGCCGTGGGTAATGACTGTCGCGGCCAACTCACTCGACCGGAAGTTCGAAACTGTTGTCAAACTTGGCAATGGCCTCACTGCATCT GGAATCTCTTTAAATGGATTCTCTCCAAGAGAGACAATGTATCCGTTAACAAGCGGTACGCTTGCATCTAACTTATCTGCAGGAGGCTATGGAGAGCCTAG TACTTGTGAGTCCGGGACATTAGGGGAGGACAAAGTGATGGGGAAGGTAGTTTACTGTGAAGCAGGACGTGAAGAAGGAGGTGGAGGTCATGGTCAAGACCATGTAGTGAGAAGCTTAAAAGGAGCTGGTGTGATCGTCCAACTTCTAGAACCGACTGATATGGCTACTTCAACTCTCATTGCTGGCTCTTATGTCTTCTTTGAAGACGGTACAAAGATCTCTGAATACATCAACTCCACCaa AAATCCTCAAGCAGTAATCTTCAAGACAAAAACAACCACAATGGTAGCTCCCTCAATTGCTTCTTTCTCAGCTAGAGGACCTCAACGAATCAGCCCCAACATTCTCAAG CCTGACATTTCAGCGCCAGGACTGAACATTCTCGCGGCATACTCGAAGCTAGCATCTGTAACCGGTTATTCAGACGACAATAGAAAAACACTTTTTACCATAATGTCAGGAACATCAATGGCTTGTCCTCACGCAGCAGCTGCAGCAGCTTATGTCAAATCATTCCATCCTGATTGGTCTCCAGCTGCAATCAAATCCGCCCTTATGACAACAG CTACTCCAATGAGGATCAAAGGAGACGAAGCAGAATTAAGTTACGGGTCGGGTCAAATAAACCCGAGAAGAGCGATTCACCCGGGTCTAGTCTACGACATCACAGAGGACGCATACCTAAGATTCCTCTGTAAAGAAGGGTATAACAGCACAAGCATCGGACTTTTAATCCGAAATAACAAGAACAACACGACGAAGACGGAGTACAGATGCGAGAATTTCAAACGAGGGTTAGGATCCGACGGGTTAAATTACCCGTCAATGCACAAGCAAGTGAGTTCCACGGATACGAAAGTGTCAGAGGTTTTCTACAGATCAGTGACGAACGTCGGATACGGACCATCGAACTACGTGGCTAAGGTTTGGGCACCGAAAGGTTTGAGAGTTGAGGTTGTGCCTAAGGCTATGAGTTTCGAGAGGccaggagagaagaagaattttaaGGTTATGATTGATGGAGTTTGGGATGAGACAATGAGAGGGATTGTGTCTGCTTCTGTGGAATGGGATGATTCGAGAGGTCATCTTGTGAGAAGTCCAATTCTATTGTTCCGGTCAGGTAGCAATTACAGTTAA
- the LOC104768545 gene encoding monodehydroascorbate reductase 2 has translation MAEEKSFKYVIVGGGVAAGYAAREFFKQGVKPGELAIISKEQVPPYERPALSKGYIHLDNKATLPGFYVCAGSGGERQFPMWYKEKGIELILGTEIVKADLAAKTLVSGTGQVFKYQTLLAATGSSVIRLSDFGVPGADAKNIFYLRELEDADHLAYAMEVKAKGKAVVVGGGYIGLELSAALKANNLDVTMVYPEPWCMPRLFTAGIASFYEGYYANKGINIVKGTVASGFSTNSDGEVTEVKLKDGRTLEADIVIVGVGGRPIISLFKGQVEEEKGGLKTDAFFKTSVPDVYAIGDVATFPMKLYNDMRRVEHVDHARKSAEQAVKAIKAAEEGNSIPEYDYLPYFYSRAFDLSWQFYGDNVGETVMFGDNDPKSPKPKFGSYWIKEGKVVGVFVEGGTPEENQAIAKVARTQPSVESLDVLAKEGLSFATKI, from the exons ATGGCTGAAGAGAAGAGCTTCAAGTATGTGATCGTCGGAGGTGGTGTCGCCGCC GGATACGCGGCGAGAGAGTTCTTTAAGCAAGGTGTTAAGCCTGGTGAACTTGCCATCATTTCAAAGGAACAA GTGCCTCCATATGAGCGTCCTGCACTTAGCAAAGGATATATTCACCTCGACA ATAAAGCTACACTTCCGGGTTTCTATGTCTGTGCTGGAAGTGGAGGAGAGAGACAGTTCCCTATGTGGTACAAAGAGAaag GTATTGAGCTAATTTTGGGAACAGAGATTGTCAAAGCGGATCTTGCTGCAAAGACTCTTGTTAGTGGTACTGGACAAGTCTTCAAGTACCAAACTTTACTAGCTGCAACTGGTTCTTCT GTCATAAGGTTGTCAGATTTTGGCGTCCCAGGTGCAGATGCTAAGAATATTTTCTACCTAAGAGAACTTGAAGATGCTGATCACCTTGCTTATGCAATGGAAGTTAAGGCAAAAGGAAAGGCTGTGGTTGTTGGTGGCGGTTACATTGGTCTTGAACTCAGTGCTGCTTTGAAGGCTAACAACCTCGACGTTACCATGGTTTATCCAGAACCTTGGTGCA TGCCTCGGCTTTTCACCGCTGGTATTGCTTCCTTCTACGAGGGTTACTACGCCAACAAAGGAATCAACATTGTCAAAGGCACTGTTGCATCTGGTTTCAGTACCAACTCAGATGGAGAG GTCACTGAGGTGAAATTGAAGGACGGAAGAACATTAGAAGCTGATATCGTGATCGTTGGTGTCGGTGGTAGACCAATTATATCACTCTTTAAAGGTCAAGTTGAAGAGGAGAAGGGTGGTTTGAAG ACTGATGCGTTCTTCAAAACAAGCGTCCCAGATGTATACGCCATTGGTGATGTAGCCACCTTCCCAATGAAACTCTACAACGATATGAGACGCGTTGAACACGTTGACCATGCTCGCAAATCCGCTGAACAAGCTGTTAAG GCAATCAAGGCCGCAGAAGAAGGGAACTCGATTCCTGAATATGACTATCTTCCATACTTTTACTCTAGAGCATTTGATCTCTCATGGCAATTCTACGGTGACAACGTTGGAGAAACCGTAATGTTTGGAGACAATGACCCCAAATCTCCTAAGCCAAAATTCGGAAGCTACTGGATTAAAGAAGGGAAAGTAGTTGGAGTATTTGTAGAAGGTGGAACTCCTGAAGAGAACCAGGCAATTGCTAAGGTTGCACGAACACAACCTTCAGTTGAGAGTCTTGATGTTTTGGCTAAAGAAGGCCTTTCTTTCGCCACcaagatataa
- the LOC104768546 gene encoding serine/threonine-protein kinase D6PKL1-like, producing MGSFAGKCEIVEEKEDRQNSIVYSAKSTAAIPHSGSSLVDDKDLERPVLKLGYRGSLEDDINQLFESISIRTSGMIPSYQVGASSSTRNNGPLQRNTLKSPANPGGPRSPGKRNAEPATLKQALRDLCVSKASETAATKRIPKTNNTGGSVYGSVLVEPGSGANEEGKAVLVELLDEGQNSSADSISQQLRLLKIHSSSQNSQASKRYYDEMTILKKEKNWSLDEQELGVAKRSFGSSSSPGSGNNKTVVGLKSVRKVRLLYATTPSSTIVNGKRVAKLTRTIPRGGGGAKPALRNNKGSLKKKATNVYDEVDGFYDPIAKELLCHRCHFSLKNTSAKEETSKDSLVEADLEMNTRVKEGCLDELASDFSSSSYESSHEISASAETKLDKIRSSLDLMNSETSQVSAFGNKHIKDVSVYGNNEITEEDSLPCKRGDQKDSVFMSEQSVEIGSFSEKSVVMNPDSPPNKRSLDGAATEDVNDNSEVENKVGECIGYNSSSTSISEEEQEQGNNIMTRSSFGNRPHMSKDVRWEAIQHIRAQHGLGSLGLRHFNLLKKLGCGDIGTVYLAELTGTNCLFAIKVMDNEFLERRNKMSRAQTEKDILKMLDHPFLPTLYAHFTSDNLSCLVMECCPGGDLHVLRQKQPGRWFPEPAARFYVAEVLLALEYLHMLGVIYRDLKPENILVRDDGHIMVTDFDLSLRCTVSPTLLNSSSPLHADAIRLSSGSRTGSNCIEPSCFRPKLSRGSGTKKKGKQHRMMMKKLKKSDLIARFKSLPQLVAEPTDARSNSFVGTHEYLAPEIIKGEGHGAAVDWWTFGIFLYELLYGKTPFKGATNEETIANVVLQSLKFPDNPNVSFQAKDLIKGLLVKEPENRLGTEKGAAEIKRHAFFEGLNWALIRCAIPPELPDFYDYGVPNHEGKSNYLDCKAVGEHLEFELF from the exons ATGGGTTCATTTGCCGGAAAGTGTGAAATTGTCGAAGAGAAAGAAGACCGTCAGAACTCGATAGTTTATTCCGCCAAGTCAACCGCAGCTATTCCACATTCTGGATCAAGCCTTGTGGACGACAAGGATCTGGAGCGGCCGGTACTGAAGTTGGGCTATAGAGGTTCACTAGAAGATGATATAAACCAGCTTTTCGAGTCTATAAGTATTCGAACATCCGGAATGATTCCTTCTTACCAAGTTGGTGCAAGTAGTAGCACAAGAAACAACGGTCCTTTACAACGCAACACTTTGAAAAGTCCTGCTAACCCCGGGGGACCTCGATCACCTGGCAAGAGAAATGCGGAACCAGCAACGTTGAAACAAGCTTTGAGAGATTTATGCGTCTCTAAGGCATCAGAAACTGCAGCTACCAAACGGATCCCTAAGACTAATAATACTGGAGGCTCAGTTTATGGTTCGGTTTTGGTTGAACCGGGAAGTGGAGCAAACGAAGAAGGGAAGGCGGTTCTTGTTGAGTTACTAGACGAGGGTCAAAACAGTTCAGCGGATAGTATATCGCAGCAGCTTCGTCTTCTTAAGATACATTCTTCGAGCCAAAACTCCCAGGCATCAAAGAGGTATTATGATGAGATGACgatactaaaaaaagaaaagaactggTCTCTTGACGAACAAGAATTAGGTGTCGCAAAGAGGAGCTTTGGTTCATCATCATCGCCTGGATCAGGGAACAATAAGACAGTGGTTGGACTAAAATCAGTTAGAAAAGTGAGGCTGTTGTATGCTACTACACCAAGTTCTACCATAGTTAATGGCAAGAGAGTAGCTAAGTTAACCAGAACGATTccacgaggaggaggaggagctaaACCGGCATTAAGGAACAACAAAGGTTCCTTGAAGAAGAAGGCTACAAATGTGTATGATGAAGTAGATGGCTTCTATGATCCTATTGCAAAGGAACTTCTCTGCCATAGATGCCACTTCTCTTTGAAGAACACTTCAGCTAAAGAAGAGACCTCTAAAGATTCACTCGTAGAAGCAGATCTTGAGATGAATACAAGAGTTAAAGAAGGTTGTTTAGATGAATTGGCTTCTGATTTCTCCAGCTCAAGCTATGAAAGCTCTCATGAGATCAGTGCTAGTGCAGAGACCAAACTTGATAAGATAAGAAGCTCCCTGGATTTGATGAACTCAGAGACTTCTCAGGTTTCTGCGTTTGGTAATAAACATATCAAAGATGTTTCTGTATACGGAAACAATGAGATCACTGAGGAAGATTCTCTACCTTGCAAAAGGGGTGATCAGAAAGACTCTGTTTTTATGTCGGAACAGAGTGTGGAGATTGGTTCTTTCAGTGAGAAATCTGTTGTGATGAATCCAGATAGTCCTCCGAACAAACGCAGCTTAGACGGAGCAGCAACTGAAGATGTCAATGACAACTCGGAAGTCGAAAACAAAGTCGGGGAATGTATTGGATACAACAGTTCAAGCACGAGTATCAGcgaggaagaacaagaacaggGGAATAATATAATGACAAGGTCTAGCTTTGGAAACAGACCTCATATGTCTAAGGATGTGAGATGGGAAGCTATTCAGCATATAAGAGCACAACATGGGCTAGGTTCATTGGGTCTTAGACATTTCAATCTTCTGAAGAAGCTCGGATGTGGAGATATAGGAACAGTTTATCTAGCTGAGCTCACAGGAACAAACTGCTTGTTTGCTATAAAAGTGATGGATAATGAATTCTTGGAGAGGAGGAACAAGATGTCTAGGGCTCAAACTGAGAAAGATATTCTCAAAATGCTCGATCACCCGTTTCTTCCAACGTTATACGCTCACTTCACATCTGATAATTTATCGTGTTTGGTCATGGAATGTTGTCCGGGAGGTGATTTACATGTCTTGAGGCAGAAGCAGCCTGGGAGGTGGTTTCCTGAGCCAGCGGCTAG GTTCTATGTGGCGGAGGTCCTTCTGGCGTTGGAGTATTTACATATGCTTGGTGTTATATACCGTGATTTAAAGCCCGAGAACATATTGGTACGTGATGATGGACATATAATGGTAACAGATTTTGATCTTTCGTTAAGGTGTACGGTGAGTCCAACGCTTCTAAACTCGTCATCTCCGCTACACGCGGATGCGATAAGACTCTCTTCTGGTAGCCGTACTGGATCTAACTGCATCGAGCCATCATGTTTTCGCCCTAAACTCTCCCGAGGATCCGGgacaaagaaaaaagggaaacaacaccgtatgatgatgaaaaaactCAAGAAATCTGACCTAATCGCGCGGTTCAAATCATTACCCCAACTCGTGGCGGAACCAACGGATGCGAGATCAAACTCTTTTGTCGGAACACACGAGTATCTCGCACCCGAGATCATTAAAGGAGAAGGTCATGGTGCAGCGGTTGACTGGTGGACGTTTGGGATCTTTCTATACGAGTTGCTTTATGGGAAAACTCCGTTTAAAGGGGCTACGAACGAGGAGACAATAGCTAATGTGGTGCTTCAGAGTTTGAAGTTTCCTGATAACCCTAATGTGAGTTTCCAAGCAAAAGATCTTATAAAAGGGTTATTAGTCAAGGAACCTGAGAACCGGTTAGGGACGGAGAAAGGAGCGGCGGAGATAAAACGGCACGCGTTTTTCGAAGGGTTGAACTGGGCGTTGATCCGGTGTGCGATCCCACCTGAGCTTCCTGATTTTTATGACTATGGAGTTCCGAATCATGAAGGGAAAAGCAATTACTTGGATTGCAAGGCGGTTGGTGAACATCTTGAGTTTGAGTTATTCTAG